In one Actinomyces trachealis genomic region, the following are encoded:
- a CDS encoding histidine kinase, with translation MYALVTLLLLTVDVLYWSQVQPGALTVLVTFGAAGAGLLLGRFPFLAGCVVILASIIDTICAAHLGAMTLVIVLPLIDWIVRRWWWSAAIGMSVNTGASLVMASDRVGAVSLLLLLYLLVVSVGGGMGAYRSQVHAATLRSQVLEARLSEQESRIRARLSLLLHDSLATDLAQTIVYANLLVQESQDEQVRERAQTVLNSAESGMRQLRALMQGLWEHNRALEVVSTSQGLCDVPAVLEASRQMLGRRCITLQGGLGEDDVVLGRIDNAQTELLGLTLQEACLNAFKYAPPRSVVNLEAGVQGGMLSLEVASDLSESDTSGRRSGAGLVGLQGGLGLVGLSLRAERLGGRVIAGPVGTRWLLSLSLPLDRTGG, from the coding sequence GTGTACGCGTTGGTGACACTGCTGCTGCTGACGGTTGACGTCCTGTACTGGAGCCAGGTCCAACCGGGTGCCTTGACCGTACTGGTTACCTTCGGCGCGGCCGGTGCGGGACTGTTGCTGGGGCGATTCCCTTTCCTGGCCGGGTGCGTTGTGATTCTCGCGAGCATCATCGACACAATTTGTGCCGCTCATCTCGGAGCCATGACTTTGGTGATTGTGCTGCCTCTGATCGACTGGATAGTCCGGCGTTGGTGGTGGTCCGCCGCGATCGGGATGTCGGTCAACACCGGCGCCAGCCTGGTTATGGCAAGTGACCGTGTTGGGGCAGTTTCATTGTTGCTTCTGTTATACCTGCTGGTCGTCAGTGTCGGGGGAGGGATGGGCGCCTACAGGTCACAGGTGCATGCAGCCACGCTGCGCTCGCAGGTCCTTGAGGCGCGCTTGTCTGAACAGGAAAGCCGTATCCGTGCTCGACTCTCGCTGCTGCTGCATGACTCGCTGGCCACAGATTTGGCTCAGACTATCGTGTACGCGAACCTGTTGGTGCAAGAGTCCCAGGATGAGCAGGTTAGGGAACGGGCGCAGACGGTTCTGAACTCCGCAGAGTCCGGCATGAGACAGCTGCGGGCGCTTATGCAGGGACTGTGGGAGCACAACCGTGCTTTAGAAGTAGTCTCCACGAGCCAGGGCCTATGTGATGTGCCCGCAGTTTTGGAGGCTAGTCGGCAGATGCTCGGCAGGCGCTGCATTACTCTCCAGGGCGGACTGGGTGAGGATGATGTAGTGCTGGGGCGCATAGATAATGCGCAGACAGAACTGCTGGGGCTTACGCTTCAAGAAGCCTGTTTAAACGCGTTCAAGTACGCTCCGCCTAGGTCCGTGGTAAACCTGGAAGCAGGCGTGCAAGGCGGGATGCTGTCTCTAGAGGTTGCCTCTGACCTGAGCGAGTCGGATACGTCTGGGCGCCGCTCGGGTGCGGGCTTGGTCGGGCTGCAGGGTGGCTTGGGGCTGGTGGGGCTCAGCCTGCGGGCGGAACGGCTTGGGGGCAGAGTTATAGCGGGTCCCGTCGGAACGCGTTGGCTCTTGAGCCTGTCCCTTCCGCTGGACCGTACCGGAGGGTGA